In the genome of Aedes aegypti strain LVP_AGWG chromosome 2, AaegL5.0 Primary Assembly, whole genome shotgun sequence, the window TGTTTCATACCCGACTAGCCTGCTTCAGACCATACAAAGCTTTACGCAAACGATAAACCTTTTTCGGAGCTCTTGGGTCTGCAAATCCTTAGGGCTACTCCATGAAGATATCCTCCTCGAACATACTTTCTGCAAGAACGCTGCCACAACGTCTATTTGGTGCACACTGAGAGCCATTTGAGCAGCTGAAGCCAGCAAATAGCGAAGACTGGCATACCTGACTACCGGAGAGTACGTCTCGTTGTAGTCGACACCTCTCACCTGCGAACAGCCTTCGACGACAAGTCGAGCTTTGTAACGCTGTACTGATCTGTCGGAATTAGTCTTCAGCTTGTCGACCCACTTGCATTTCAACGCTCTGCGTCCTACCGGAAGATTGGTTAGCTCCCAGGTCCCGTTATTCATTTGAGACTCGAACTTTTCTTCCATCGCTTTTTGCTACGACGTCCGATCGGAGCATCCTATGGCCTTTGTGTACGATTGTGGCTCATCGTTAACCTGTGGGAATAGTTTCAGGAAGAATACTGCACGTCATATCGCAATCCAAATACTTGCCTGGGTGTACGCGCTCTCTCGCACTCCGCCTAACCACCGTTTGTGGATCCTGTTGTTGCGGAGGGAGCGCAGGAGAAGACACTGTAACAACAGTATCATTTGCGCTGTCGTAGTCCGTCTCACCGACGCTGCTGTCAAGGTCATCGTCGGTTTCGTTTTGGCTGTTGGTCGTAGCCTCTGGCGTAGCGAACGGAATGCCCATAACAACATCGCCATCACGACCGGAAACGACTGGATTACTGCATTCCAAATGCACCCATCTATTACCATCCGGATCGTTTGATTCGACTGGACTTGATGTATCTGGAACCTCGCTCGGGAAAACAACGTCTCGACTGATGATGACCTTCTTGGTTCGCGGAACGTAGACCCGGAAACCCTTCGAATGGACAGCATATCCAACAAAGATTCCTGGCTCAGATTTTGCATCCCACTTCTGCCTCTTGACCTTCGGAATATAACCCATCACCTTTGTGCCAAACACTCGTAGTCCTGAAAGGTCCGGTTTCTTGCCGCTGACAGCTTCTTCAGGAGTCACATCTAATCCTTTGGTCGGTGAACGGTTGACCAAATGAACTGCCGTCGCAACGGCTTCTACCCAGAAACGTGTTTCCAATTTAGCATCGAACAGCAAGCATCGCGCCTTTTCAACAACTGTTCGATTCATCCGCTCAGCAAATCCATTCTGCTACGGATTGTACGGAACCGTCATTTCGTGATGGATTCCCGCATCTCTTGATTTACGTACTCCAGACCGTTTTCGGTTCGGAGCCTCTTGATGCGATTACCGGTTTGATTATCAGCATACgccttgaaatttttgaaacagtCCAGAACTTTTTTCTTCGATTTGATGAAGTAGACGAACACTCTCCTACTGGCGTCATCGATGAACGTCAGAAAATATCTGCTCTCGCCTATCGATGCATTCTCCATCGGCCCACATCTTAAAGAGTCTTGGCCTTGACTGCATCAGCTGTGATTAGAGTTCCGGGCGCCTCAAGGCCCATGATCATGGGCTCATACAATTCCGGCAAATCCATCTGAAGAAGACTTGCAAACCACGTGTCGTCGACATTGGAACCAACTTCGGACAGTTTGTGACTGGTCGACATCATTTGGCTtagggaagattcaaatatgtCGTCCATCGtttctcgggatttctagaccgcCCTCCCCCCTCTgccacgctttttccaataccttatacatgcactgtcacactttcatagatcccccctcccccaaatgatggacgtcatttttggatgaccccttaCATAGTCTTCCACGGAACTACACTCCGACAGCTGGTCAGCTTCATTCAGCCCTATTCGCCGGGTCATTCCGTTGTCCTGGAAGGCGTTTTTCAAATCCGTCAACGCTGCCTTTGCCGTTTCTGTTGTACCAGACTGTATAGTTTACTGGCTCAATGCTCAAGCAGATAGTTGCGAGGGCTCGCAGGGAAATCGCATCTGCCGGATCCTCTGTTTGCCGTGTTACGACGTCCCAAGTTCCTTCACGAATCAAGAGCAATTTGATTGCAAACGCCCACGAGGTTCAATTTCCTCTCCCACGCAGCCGTTCCGTCGCAGGTAATTAAATTTCACTCACGGCAGGTACCCTCGGAATGGATTTACCACCGGTCCTTCCTAGATTGGCATTCCGTTCATCGCcaataactttcaaaaaatcttcagaattttcagctCTTCTCAgcgcttgaaaaaaaaaatcactcagTTGCGACGCGTTACTAAGGAATCAACGTGTCAGGCCCATAACCTGATAGAAATGAAACACGTCTGCTGCGTAGCGATAGCTAATAAGAACTGAACTTATATTCAAATTAAGAACTCGTGGCTTACTTATTCTAACATCAGAAATCATGGCAGCTTAGGTTTGTTTAGAATAACCTTACGCGCCATCATTGGTtagttttcacattttttgcacGAAAGATATGGAATTGTTATCGCTTTCAATAAATTGTCAAACAGCGCCATCTACGTCagtgaatgtcaaaaatgcctcaatgaccAATGAGCTACTTTGCAGAAGACGATCCCATCAAAAGAAAAAAGAATATCTACATTAGTTACAACTTATTCTTTTTTTCTCTTGAAATTACAtccccattgggacagagcctcctTCTCAGCTTAATGCGGAAGTGCTTACCGCAGATATacactgagagctttattttccaaatttatcgttttcgcattcgtatatcgtgttttATTTTACAAGGGGGGAATGCAGATGCATTTTTATAATCCACTGAAATTTTCAACAATCCGCTACATATTGCAAGTCGAGCTCAGACAAATTCAAAACTCACTCGCTCTTTAGAACGGTAAGCGTCTGTTTTGTATGACCATTTCAACTGTTGCTTTGTCCATTTGGTGTTTAAAGACAATGACTCCATCCAAACCTCCAGCACCGCGGCCGCGTCTATCCACAAGAAAAGGCTCGTATGCCCGTGAAACAAGTTATATCCTGTTTCGTGGAATATTTTCTGCTTGGCCGGGTGCAATAATCACAAAACTTCTGCGAAAATTGGAATAAAACGCAGGCCATCCAGTATCTTTGAGCAATAAATTCCCGCCAGTTCCACAGCACCAGTTGCAGTGGTCTCGTCTTTTCAATCGCTCTGTCTGGCATGGTGGAAAGGCATGGGAGTGATTTCCCATCATCGTTTTCAACGCGGTTGCACGTTTACTGAATCAGCGAGTGCTAGAACGGTTTCTAAAGTGCAAATTCAAAGCAGTAGGGTAGAAGCATCGGTTTTGGCCAAGCCAATTGTAGCTATCGTAAACTGTACAACGttttacacaaaaaaacttgaaacatttaatttttattaaaacacATTCACCTGATAGAGGTACATTCATTTATTCGTCTAACACTGATTCAAAAATAAAagagaacaaatatttttcttatagCATTAACTCTTTACACCTAATTTGGTcgctctcataagaaatcaattaaTATGATTGATTAATTCGGCTACCGAAATTAAGGTGAAACTGCTCGGAATCCAAATTAaataatgtaccaaaactttgaagaaacaAATCTCGAGAAAGAAGCATGAAATGATAATGCAATTtctattttggctttgtgcactagcagaaaatTTGAAACACGAAGAACGATTTCATACGTTTGTTAATTCTgcagattcttcttcttcttcttcttcttggcattaacgtccccactgggacagagcctgcttctcagcttagtgttcaatagttattagctgagaactttaattgccaaagttgccattttcgcattcgtatatcgtgtggcaggtacgatgatcctctatgcccaggaaaatcaagaaaaaattccaatacgaaaagatcctgcaccgaccgggaattgaacccagacaccttcagcatgtctttgctttgtagccgcggactctaatcactcagctaaggaaggccccaattcaGCAGATTAGTGCCTCTGAATTCGTAACTAGGGGTACAAGCCGGCTATTGTAGCATCCATGTTTGAATTCCgacatgtttcaccttaaggatgTGGCTGAAACTGGATCTGATGGCTTTTATTGACCAACTGATTTCGAATGTAAAAATAAGGTTTATGCTCAGTTCAGATATTGCTCGTGCATAATATGGATTGCAAGCCTTTATTTAGCGTACTTGCAGTACGAcgtttcatatatttttcaaacttaCTTTATCCAAGGGTGACCAAAACCGATGTTTTTACCCTGCCTGAATCCTGGGCACATCAGCTTTTCTTTATGCTAACTTTGTCAGTGTCACACATTCCAGCCAATGCATTTCCCGACATGTTATCTCACGCGTCAGCAAACGAGAGACGTTAATCTAAGAGATTTAGTATGGCTCTGAAACAGAGATATGCATTCCTTCTGAAAAGGTGCATCATTTCTGGCTTTAGGAAAAACAGTGTGTGTGTCAGAAAAATGCAGAAATTGAATATAAAGATGTGTATGTACAATAGGGTATCTCCAAAATATAAAAGTGTCAAAGCGTTGACTTGCTCACCCCTTAAATGAAagataagggcccattcacaattttcataacgctgaagagggtgggtgggtgtcctcgtgatgttacggctcatacaaaatttgtaaaatattcatacaaaaagcgttacgaggcacgctatgtctgaaccagacgattataaaatcggattttttctcgctagagatcagtatttggtctatattttcataatcggaaggttttaaaatattttatcggtgaaaatttttccatacattttgattACATACgtgattttcatgggattttgtatgaaaaatggctaaaatgtgaaaaaaaaaacaaaatttcaccgatggaatatttttaaactttccgattatgaaaatataacccaaatactaaactctagcgagaaaaaatccgatgtacattcgatttttataatcgtctggttcagacatcgcgtgcgagggggtgggtggttgTCGAAAAaggcaatttttggcgttatgaaatttgtgaataaaccctaaggccggaacaaatttgaaattttacttttgtcaacccccccccttcaaatttttcaaaaagtcagagggggaaaataaataaaatgtcttaTTTTCAGTAatggttttcattgtttttttttttttagatttctcgcgtaacttttcaaaacggcctatctaacaattcacacatttcgagtaaatcgagcttgaaggttgtgaaaatatattttgaaactgtatcaaaatgaaacaatttttccccactgtgttgcttgtagagggaagcagtgtaatagagttcaacgtatgaaatgaaattttgtcaatttatttggaaattacactgaaatctataaaaaacatcagataggacgttttgaccaaaaatatgtacataggataaatcacataggtcgttctgtttcaacaattgttacattggacattcatttctgtcattttgtttcagttatagtaacatcggatattttgatttgagcacacaacaatcatgttttatttcattttgtatccacgtgcgttgaactgcttcaacattcaagttgaactgctcattttgttgcggtgtgataaTTGCAgcagggggggtatacgcaacgaggttcgcctaccgtacatgttttgtgggtgtattcgtttggctcacaacgctgctaggcatcccgctgtttgagagttaaaatgcatcagcatttgctgtctgGCATGACCCGCGTTCGATCTGTGCTGTTTGGGTTGGCCCGtgtgagagatgatgctgtttgggacggcccgcccgagagatgattgttaggcgagctttgtttgtagttgacagccgtacacccaccctgaattgcaggcaccagctgtgctttgtttttattcatttgaaaaagagacgaatgaccttcgggttaaagtctctcacgaacaacaacaatttgattcattcaatgccacgccgtcactttttccccccacgtctatgtgtcctatgtaacaacagaaggaggggaaacgttgagctgtatttgggactttttgcttcctcactgtttctctctcaatattccccccgtttcaatgctggtttcgcccacacttgttcgtgtgtgagttacccactgcacgacgggtggtgacgactgtgttgcattcggcaccagccgtcggcgcaaacaagaaatagcggtgggaaatgatgacgatgacggcgccgtcgattgtgttgtaggaaaccaatgccaaacaaatacatacagcttctccgctcttcggtgaatgattgctctgcaaatatatttgcgcaagtcgcgcatgcacgttgctcgtgttgctgccgtaaagcatatgtatatgcttcatcgaccatggatctgaatcggattaacgatcaacgctccgtcatcgtaatcattgtcatcatcgaaacttaaaaagcagtttttctgttcaaaacaaaaaaatattcgatgaaaatatgttctttGTGTTTCTATGGaagaacagaatacagtgaacacattttcctgtaaatttccttgatattgaacgaaaaaacggcttttgaaaattccgaaatcaatgacggatcctgcccccttaatacaataagatcatgatgctgaatatcatttccctacATGCACTCAATACGCTGATaatcgacattttgttgcggtgtgctaaacggagacaccagctgtgctttgttttgattcattcaatcccacgacgtcacttcttcccatccgtctatgtgtcctatgtaactaTTATGGTTGGTTGTAGTACTGGCTTAATATTATGGGATGGTAATATCTCCCCCCTAAGAGAGAACGTAGTCTTGAAGATGCCGTGGAGGTTTGACGGTTCTTTTTGGTCTCGATGGTAGCGGCGTTGAACAACCGGATGGTCCTGGCTGATTGATTGGTTCAGGCTGATCTTGATCTTCAGGAATATCAGGTAGGTCTTGTGCTGACAAGAAGGACGAATCTTCAGCCGCAATCGGTACTGGTTGCTCTCTGGGTGCCTCTGCACTTGATGCCATTCCAAAATCGCCCAACAATACAGACAACGGTAATTCAATTTCCGCTCTTTCTTGTTTTGCAGAATCGTTCACTCGAAGTTGGTCGATGTGCGATCGTATTAATCGCTTTCGCCCAGATGCTGCATCCAGAAGTACATTGTAATGTACGTTCCCAATCGCCTCGATTACAACTCCGGACTGCCACCTCCAGctcgaattatttttatgaacctTCGCAAAGACGGTTGCTCCTGCTGCGAATTTTCGTGATTGAGAAAGCTTGATTGGTGCTGGTGCTTGTGGAGGCGCTGATGAAGGCTTGAGCAGGTCCAGTGTTGTACGCATTCGTCTGCCATTCAGTACTTCGGAAGGGGATTTACCGTCGAGCAGATTGGATGGAGTTGATCGATAAACCTGCAGAAAAGTTTGAAGAGCTGCAGATGCTGGTAATCCTTCTCCCTCCTGGATTTTGCGAAGCGATCTCTTAAGCGTGTCGACGAACCTTTCCGCTTGTCCATTCGACTGGGGATGGAACGGTGCGGTGCGGAAATGTATGATGCCCAGATTCTCGCAGAATGTACGAAATTCGTATCCAGTGAACTGTGTTCCGTTATCGGACACAATCACCTTTGGTACGCCGAACCTGGCGAAGCTCTTTTGGAGGAAACCAATCGTAGTGGATGCTGTGGTCGATTTTGTCCGGAAAATTTCCGGCCACTTTGAGAACGAGTCGACAATTACCAGATAGCTGAATCCGTTGATCGGTCCGGCATAGTCGACATGGATGCGTTCCCATGGTCCTTCTGCGCTCTGCCACGGATGTGGCTCTGCTTGCGGTGGTGATTTTTGTGCATTTGCACAACTGGAGCAGCGTCGAACGTACTCACCGATGTCGTCGTCGATGTTTGGCCAATAGATAGTGCTCCGAGCGATGGCTTTTACTCGTTCGATACCAGGATGACCTTGATGTAGTTGCTTCAGAAGCTTTTTCCGGAAACACTCCGGTATCACCAGTCGTTCCATCATCATCACGCATCCTTGAAGTAGCGACAATGATTCGCGCCGGTGGAAGAATGATTGTAGCGCCGAATCTCGAATTGACTTGCCGTTGCTTGGCCAGCCATTTTTGATAAACCGGATGAGTTTCTGCATTATTGGGTCATCCGATGTAGCTTGCTTCACCATTTGGAACGTAACTGGTAATTGCTCGAAGGTATTATCCAAAACGTATTGCAGATCGGCGTCGACATTGACTTGTGCCACGACGAATTCTTCCTCTGGACGCTCGTGATTGCTGATGAGCCGCGATAGTACATCGGCGTAGCCGAAATTATTTGTGGACACGAACTCGATTTCGAAATCGTATCCGAGCAGAGTGAGTGCCCATCGCTTCAGCCGGTTGGCCGTGTGAATGGGAATTCCTTTCTTCGACCCGAAGACTTTCACGAGTGGCTGATGGTCAGTCTGCAACTTGAACCTTCGTCCCAACAGCATGCGGTGAAACTTGGTGACAGCAAAGACCAGAGCGAGCGCTTCTTTTTCGATTTGCCCGTAGTTTTGTTCGGCCGACGACAGTGTTTTGGAGGCATGCGCAATTGCCTTGATTCGACCGTCGGGAAAGCGATGCATGATGACCGCTCCTATGCCAGTTTTGGATGCATCACCAGCTACGATGATATCGAGCGAGGGGTCGTAGTGGGTGAGGAGTAGATCCGACTGAAGAACGTGCTTGATGTCGGTGAAAGCTTGTTGGCATTCGGCAGTCCAGACGAACTTTGCATCTTTCTTTAGCAATTGATCCAGCGGCCTTCGAAGCTGATGCATTTCACGGATGAATTTTCCGTAAAAATTTACTGCACCCAGGAATGACCGCAGTGTGGAGACATCAGTTGGACGTGGCATCGAAGAAATGGCAGCTGTTTTCTCCGGATCTGGACGCAGTCCATGTTCGTCTACTATGTGTCCCAGGTCCCAGGGGGAAGGTCTACAATGTGACCAGTTATTTGGACTTTCATCCTGGTGGTGTCGACGAATTGATGCGGGGAGCCGGCAAGGATGCCACCAAACTGTTCGACGAAGTGCACGCCTGGGTAAACTATGAATCCCTCCTAGCCAAATGCTACATCGGGCCACTTCGCAGCACCGGAGTGCTCAAACTAGTCCCGGAAGAACCAGAAGACACCTCTAAATCACCCAACAGTTCTATGCCTCCACCACCACCGCCATCACTTCTGAAGCCACCCACCTCGAGCAACCCTGCGGTAATTGTTACGCCCAGCACTCCCGCAGTTGAGCCGAAGGTCCTCTCAGCCATCTCGGTGGTGAGCACTTCCAGCGAAGATTCCACCACCAAATCGTCTCCCGTAGTGCCTCGCTTCGACTGGATCCAAAAGACGGCCGAAGTCACGTTCATCTTCTACACCAAAGCGCTCTGCAATCCGGCCGTCGTTGTAGAGTTCGTCAACAATCTCGAGTTTAACGTTCGGATCTTCCTCGAAGGAAACGTCCGCCATCGGTACCAGTTCCAAGTGGCAAACAACCTTCAGTGGCCTTGCACGGTTCGACAATCGCTGGAAGCCGGAAAGGTAGAACTCGTGTTCAACAAGCTCCTGCCGGGTCTCTGGACCAACTACGGTCAAATGGAGCACGAACAAACCGAAAACTACCCTATGGAGCTGCACGAGTACGACGTGGCAACACGAATCGAAATCACGCACGACTCCTGCGCTCTGCTCCTCCGACCAAAGAACAATCCCATCCTCGTCGCCAAAAATTTGTTACAATTGAAAGCGAACACGTTTTTACAAAAAGCGTCTAGTTTTATTTCGT includes:
- the LOC110675145 gene encoding cytochrome b5 reductase 4-like, with the protein product MRGAGKDATKLFDEVHAWVNYESLLAKCYIGPLRSTGVLKLVPEEPEDTSKSPNSSMPPPPPPSLLKPPTSSNPAVIVTPSTPAVEPKVLSAISVVSTSSEDSTTKSSPVVPRFDWIQKTAEVTFIFYTKALCNPAVVVEFVNNLEFNVRIFLEGNVRHRYQFQVANNLQWPCTVRQSLEAGKVELVFNKLLPGLWTNYGQMEHEQTENYPMELHEYDVATRIEITHDSCALLLRPKNNPILVAKNLLQLKANTFLQKASSFISCSLLTVQME